A region from the Pseudomonas cucumis genome encodes:
- the fdhD gene encoding formate dehydrogenase accessory sulfurtransferase FdhD has product MNAKRPVRAAPAIETPAPTASQTYSYCNLEYTESASAALAEEVALAIAYNGISQAVMLVTPTDLEDFIVGFSLGSGIIEDASDIYDLQLSGSGSAQYAQVTIANRAFWNLKQQRRQLAGTSGCGLCGVEAVEQALPDLKVLPGTPLPPAEWLDGLRQRIGEFQPLGQYCGAVHAAVFMNGNGELLLGREDIGRHNALDKLIGGLIRQKIPTTGGLAIVTSRCSLELIQKVLRAGIQTLVSLSSPTSLAVQWARRHNLNLIHLPQKSAPRVYSPALENQA; this is encoded by the coding sequence ATGAACGCCAAGCGCCCTGTCCGCGCGGCGCCTGCTATTGAAACGCCCGCGCCCACCGCAAGCCAGACATACAGTTACTGCAACCTTGAATACACCGAATCGGCCAGCGCCGCGCTGGCCGAGGAAGTCGCCTTGGCGATCGCCTATAACGGCATCAGCCAGGCGGTCATGTTGGTGACGCCAACGGATCTGGAAGACTTCATCGTCGGCTTCAGCCTTGGCAGCGGTATTATCGAAGACGCTTCAGATATCTACGATTTGCAACTCAGCGGCTCGGGGTCGGCGCAGTACGCGCAAGTAACCATCGCCAACCGCGCCTTCTGGAACCTCAAGCAGCAGCGTCGGCAACTGGCCGGCACCAGCGGTTGCGGGCTCTGTGGCGTGGAAGCGGTGGAGCAAGCACTGCCCGATCTCAAAGTACTGCCCGGCACCCCGCTGCCCCCGGCTGAATGGCTGGACGGTCTGCGCCAGCGCATCGGCGAATTCCAGCCCCTGGGCCAGTATTGCGGCGCAGTGCATGCGGCGGTGTTCATGAACGGCAACGGCGAATTGCTGTTGGGCCGCGAAGACATCGGCCGGCACAACGCCCTCGACAAGCTGATTGGCGGGTTGATCCGCCAGAAGATCCCGACTACTGGCGGCCTGGCGATTGTCACCAGTCGTTGCAGCCTTGAATTGATCCAGAAAGTTTTACGTGCCGGCATCCAGACCCTGGTCAGCTTGTCGTCGCCCACGAGCCTTGCCGTGCAATGGGCCCGTCGCCACAACCTCAACCTCATCCACCTGCCGCAGAAAAGTGCACCGCGGGTCTACAGCCCAGCGTTGGAGAATCAAGCGTGA
- the nudE gene encoding ADP compounds hydrolase NudE, which produces MRQKPTVLAREIVATSRLFCVEELKLRFSNGVERTYERLVSKGTGHGAVMIVAMLDADHAVLVEEYCGGTDEYELSLPKGLIEPGEDVLAAAERELMEEAGYGARQLEHLTELSLSPGYMSQKIQVVLATDLYEERLEGDEPEPMGVDKISLRELSSLAQNPRFTEGRALAALYLARDLLTQRGMFLP; this is translated from the coding sequence ATGCGCCAGAAACCCACCGTACTCGCTCGCGAGATCGTCGCCACCAGCCGTTTGTTCTGTGTCGAAGAGCTGAAGTTGCGCTTTTCCAATGGCGTGGAGCGCACTTACGAGCGTCTGGTCAGCAAAGGCACTGGTCATGGCGCGGTGATGATCGTGGCAATGCTCGACGCGGATCACGCGGTGTTGGTAGAGGAATACTGCGGCGGCACCGATGAATATGAACTGTCCCTGCCCAAAGGTTTGATCGAGCCGGGCGAAGACGTGTTGGCGGCGGCCGAGCGGGAGCTCATGGAGGAGGCCGGGTATGGCGCGCGGCAGCTGGAACATCTGACCGAGTTGTCGTTGTCACCCGGCTACATGAGCCAGAAGATCCAGGTGGTGCTGGCCACCGATTTGTACGAAGAACGCCTGGAAGGTGACGAACCTGAGCCGATGGGGGTGGACAAGATTAGCCTGCGTGAATTGTCGTCTTTGGCGCAGAACCCGCGATTCACCGAGGGCCGTGCCTTGGCAGCGCTGTATCTGGCTCGTGACTTACTGACTCAACGTGGGATGTTTTTGCCGTGA
- a CDS encoding LysR family transcriptional regulator has product MDIKQLKFLIALDETRHFGQAAARCHITQPTLSMRLRSLEEELELPLVNRGQRFEGFTAPGERVLAWARTVLAAYDGLQAEAAACRGNLVGTLRLGVVPLSSFDPVPLMQRLHAEHPNLRFELSALSSEQILEQLANNRLDLGVSYLERLDGERFDSLAFSETHMGLLYDQRFFSFGEAPLSWDSLIELPMGMLTSGMHFRQSIDHNFHSRGLMPQPLLQTDSVHQLLQAVHGGLCCAVMPLDGGLENLTDHLRLQPIESAQTLARLGLIMRRSAPRSALAEACFAIYQKSPTGS; this is encoded by the coding sequence ATGGACATCAAGCAGCTCAAATTCCTCATCGCTCTCGACGAAACCCGGCACTTTGGCCAGGCCGCCGCGCGTTGTCACATCACCCAACCGACCCTGTCCATGCGCCTGCGCAGCCTCGAAGAAGAGCTCGAGCTTCCGCTGGTCAACCGTGGCCAACGCTTCGAAGGTTTCACCGCACCGGGTGAGCGGGTGCTGGCGTGGGCACGTACGGTGCTGGCGGCCTACGACGGTTTGCAGGCCGAAGCGGCAGCCTGTCGCGGCAACCTCGTGGGGACGTTGCGTCTGGGCGTGGTGCCGCTGTCGAGTTTCGACCCGGTACCGCTGATGCAGCGTCTGCACGCCGAACACCCGAACCTGCGTTTCGAACTCTCGGCACTGAGTTCTGAACAGATCCTCGAACAACTGGCGAACAATCGCCTCGACCTCGGCGTTTCCTACCTGGAACGCCTGGACGGCGAGCGTTTTGACTCCCTGGCTTTCAGCGAAACCCATATGGGCCTGCTCTACGATCAGCGCTTTTTCAGTTTCGGCGAGGCGCCACTGAGCTGGGATTCGCTGATCGAACTCCCCATGGGCATGCTCACCAGTGGCATGCATTTTCGCCAGTCCATCGACCATAACTTCCATAGCCGCGGCCTGATGCCACAGCCATTACTGCAAACCGATTCGGTCCACCAATTGTTACAAGCGGTACACGGCGGCCTGTGTTGCGCGGTAATGCCGCTGGACGGAGGCCTGGAAAACCTCACCGATCACTTGCGCCTGCAACCCATAGAAAGCGCCCAGACCCTCGCCCGGCTGGGGCTGATCATGCGTCGCAGCGCCCCGCGTTCGGCGCTTGCAGAAGCCTGTTTCGCGATCTATCAGAAATCACCGACAGGCTCTTGA
- the yrfG gene encoding GMP/IMP nucleotidase: MSLLPWCDIDTVLLDMDGTLLDLHYDNHFWMEHLPQRYAELHGVSRAMAELELQPLFERNAGQLQWYCLDFWSAELKLSVRELKLETAHLIALRPDADTFLAAIKRAGKRVVLITNAHRDSLSLKLERIELAPYFERLISSHDYGFPKENPQFWDALQTDIGFDPTRSLFIDDTLPILRSARNFGVAHLLAVSEPDSRKGPKDTAEFAAVEDYRELIAGL; the protein is encoded by the coding sequence ATGTCCCTGCTGCCCTGGTGCGACATCGATACCGTTTTGCTGGATATGGACGGCACGCTGCTGGACCTGCACTACGACAATCATTTCTGGATGGAACACCTGCCCCAGCGTTATGCCGAGTTGCATGGGGTGAGCCGGGCCATGGCGGAGCTGGAGTTGCAGCCGCTGTTCGAACGCAATGCCGGCCAGTTGCAGTGGTACTGCCTGGACTTCTGGAGCGCCGAGCTGAAGCTGTCGGTGCGTGAGCTGAAACTCGAAACCGCGCACTTGATAGCGCTGCGTCCGGATGCGGACACTTTTCTGGCGGCGATCAAACGGGCCGGCAAACGCGTGGTACTGATCACCAACGCCCACCGCGACTCGCTGTCATTGAAGCTGGAGCGAATTGAACTGGCGCCGTATTTCGAGCGGTTGATCAGCTCTCACGATTACGGTTTCCCCAAGGAAAACCCGCAATTCTGGGATGCCTTGCAGACCGACATCGGCTTCGACCCGACACGCAGTCTGTTTATCGACGATACGTTGCCGATTCTGCGCAGTGCACGCAATTTTGGCGTGGCACATCTGCTGGCCGTGAGCGAGCCGGACAGCCGCAAAGGGCCGAAGGACACGGCCGAGTTTGCGGCGGTGGAGGATTATCGGGAGTTGATTGCCGGGCTTTAG
- the lysM gene encoding peptidoglycan-binding protein LysM, translated as MSIFSFVKEAGEKLIDLLTPGNANASEQLKEHISKVGLGNPNVQATIEGDKVIITGEVASQEEKEKILLAVGNIAGVGSVDDQITVTGPVAKAARFVTVKKGDTLSAISKAEYGDANKYNKIFEANKPMLSHPDKIYPGQVLRIPE; from the coding sequence ATGAGTATTTTTAGCTTTGTGAAAGAAGCAGGCGAAAAACTTATCGATCTGCTGACACCTGGCAATGCGAATGCCAGCGAGCAGTTGAAGGAACACATCAGCAAGGTCGGCCTGGGTAATCCGAATGTTCAGGCGACCATCGAGGGCGACAAAGTCATCATCACCGGTGAAGTGGCGAGTCAGGAAGAGAAGGAAAAAATTCTGTTGGCCGTGGGCAATATTGCCGGTGTCGGCAGTGTTGATGACCAGATTACTGTGACCGGGCCGGTGGCGAAGGCCGCTCGTTTCGTTACCGTAAAAAAAGGCGATACCCTCAGCGCGATTTCCAAGGCCGAATACGGCGACGCGAACAAGTACAACAAAATATTCGAGGCCAATAAACCAATGCTTTCGCACCCGGACAAGATTTATCCGGGGCAGGTGTTGCGGATTCCAGAGTAA